One Paenibacillus sp. FSL W8-0186 genomic window carries:
- a CDS encoding CbiX/SirB N-terminal domain-containing protein — MKESLDMLQGGSGASGQDHGLRQGLVSEEAEFTREPLSADGPRRPGVLVISHGSPDGHWVKLVDEAIAAVKAGLPGGLPVEASFLEIVDGRLIQDGIDRLELEGVTDMIVIPLFMSSGSTHVDEIAYALGVKDTPEKETDLEHFRLSARVFFGEPVDDHPLVAQMIWDKVKPLSREPEREALLLVGHGSRHDGFRQRWEQGISSLATRVKVISGLAETDFALLNPDSVHKKVSYWQERGYEVAIAPLFLSAGYFTKKEIPSRLEGLTYRYSGEALLPHPLLPHWMLDQILHIMRSMKL; from the coding sequence ATGAAGGAAAGCTTGGATATGCTGCAGGGTGGAAGCGGAGCTTCGGGGCAGGATCATGGGCTGCGACAAGGGCTGGTTAGCGAGGAGGCGGAATTTACACGAGAGCCGCTTTCGGCGGACGGCCCGCGGCGGCCCGGTGTGCTCGTGATCAGCCACGGTTCTCCGGACGGCCACTGGGTAAAGCTGGTGGATGAGGCGATCGCAGCAGTCAAAGCAGGATTACCGGGGGGGCTTCCAGTGGAAGCCTCTTTCCTTGAAATTGTAGATGGCCGCCTCATTCAGGACGGGATCGACCGGCTGGAGCTCGAGGGCGTCACCGATATGATTGTCATTCCTTTATTTATGTCCTCGGGCAGCACGCATGTGGATGAGATTGCGTATGCGCTTGGGGTTAAGGACACGCCGGAGAAGGAGACGGATTTAGAGCATTTTCGCCTCTCTGCGCGCGTGTTCTTTGGCGAGCCCGTAGACGATCACCCGCTGGTTGCCCAAATGATCTGGGATAAGGTCAAGCCATTGTCCCGCGAGCCGGAGCGGGAGGCGCTGCTGCTGGTCGGCCATGGCAGCAGGCATGACGGCTTCCGCCAGCGTTGGGAGCAAGGCATCTCCTCCCTGGCGACACGGGTGAAAGTCATCAGCGGCCTTGCCGAGACGGACTTTGCGCTTCTAAATCCAGATAGCGTGCATAAGAAGGTCAGTTATTGGCAAGAACGGGGATATGAGGTGGCTATCGCCCCGTTATTCCTAAGCGCAGGTTATTTCACGAAGAAAGAAATCCCTTCCAGACTGGAAGGATTGACATATCGCTACTCGGGAGAAGCGCTGCTTCCCCATCCGCTTTTGCCTCACTGGATGTTGGATCAAATATTGCATATAATGAGGTCAATGAAATTATGA
- a CDS encoding glycosyltransferase family 8 protein — MVELALAFTDKDGSYAEHAAVVLTSVFLHTGSQVNVHILHDESLTEENKLRIKQLVSHYNHTVNFYSVVFPPDLAEVVEGAQSVNTWTRGSMYRLLLPFLPNIGKVIYLDCDVLVNLDIQELWNIDLNGYYLAAARDPGVAGLTDILLPLGLNPDNYFNSGVIVFGLDNIRHNPEWYDKMKDFLRQHPSTTLPDQDILNHVFGSNYLQLGGEFNTFSFSNPDQDFNHKIVHFAGETKWWDPASPGYALYEEYLNLTPWRLPESHFAAPLEKKADPWPSLPRLEHEEPAQPEGSAQLPLQHAGKQQPVHKVNPPRHRRIYGMKKTRMKRQSRLKKFRRLTKRKLLKRPVRQAGFGTLKPSRPYQAAPLQRNYRLKPKRRTQNFYPGIVTTPGRGRRVAAPRRRMITELVGRRYTPEP; from the coding sequence ATGGTTGAATTGGCTTTAGCATTTACGGATAAGGATGGAAGTTATGCAGAACATGCCGCTGTCGTTCTTACATCGGTCTTCCTCCATACAGGTTCACAAGTAAACGTTCATATTCTTCATGACGAGTCGTTGACCGAAGAGAACAAGCTAAGAATTAAACAACTGGTTTCGCATTATAATCATACGGTCAATTTCTACTCTGTCGTCTTTCCTCCCGATTTGGCTGAAGTTGTTGAGGGAGCTCAATCGGTTAATACATGGACCCGGGGGAGCATGTACCGTCTGCTCTTGCCTTTTCTCCCCAATATCGGGAAAGTTATTTACCTGGACTGCGATGTGCTGGTAAATCTGGATATTCAAGAGTTGTGGAATATCGATTTAAACGGTTACTATTTGGCTGCGGCTCGAGATCCAGGCGTCGCAGGACTCACCGACATACTTCTGCCCTTAGGTTTAAATCCGGATAATTACTTCAATTCGGGTGTTATCGTATTTGGACTGGACAATATTCGCCACAACCCGGAATGGTATGACAAGATGAAGGATTTCCTCCGGCAGCATCCCAGCACAACCCTGCCGGACCAGGATATACTCAATCACGTTTTCGGCAGCAACTATTTACAGCTTGGCGGGGAGTTTAACACCTTTAGCTTCAGTAATCCGGATCAAGATTTCAATCATAAAATCGTGCATTTTGCCGGCGAGACAAAGTGGTGGGATCCAGCGTCCCCAGGCTACGCCCTGTATGAAGAATATCTTAATCTGACACCGTGGAGATTACCTGAATCGCACTTTGCAGCGCCGCTTGAGAAAAAGGCGGATCCGTGGCCGTCCTTGCCTCGATTGGAACATGAAGAGCCAGCTCAGCCCGAGGGTTCTGCGCAGCTGCCTCTGCAGCATGCCGGGAAGCAGCAGCCCGTGCATAAAGTGAATCCGCCAAGGCATCGGCGTATTTACGGTATGAAGAAAACGCGGATGAAGCGGCAATCCAGACTGAAGAAGTTCAGGAGATTAACGAAGCGGAAGTTATTGAAAAGACCTGTAAGGCAGGCCGGCTTCGGAACGCTCAAGCCCTCTCGGCCATATCAGGCAGCACCGCTGCAGCGGAATTACCGATTGAAACCTAAAAGAAGAACGCAGAATTTCTATCCAGGTATAGTTACGACTCCGGGAAGGGGTCGGCGGGTCGCAGCACCTCGGCGAAGAATGATTACAGAACTGGTTGGAAGACGGTACACGCCCGAACCTTAA
- a CDS encoding YerC/YecD family TrpR-related protein — MQLKKLNDKTIDQLFEAILTLKNIEECYVFFDDLCTVNEIQSLSQRLEVARMLGKGNTYNQIEAETGASTATISRVKRCLNYGNDGYKMTLDRLGR, encoded by the coding sequence GTGCAACTTAAGAAGTTGAATGATAAAACGATCGACCAATTATTCGAAGCGATTCTTACATTGAAGAATATCGAGGAATGCTACGTCTTTTTCGATGATTTATGTACAGTTAACGAAATACAATCTTTGTCCCAGCGCCTGGAAGTGGCGCGCATGCTCGGCAAAGGAAATACTTATAATCAAATCGAGGCGGAGACCGGAGCCAGCACGGCGACGATTTCCCGCGTCAAGCGCTGCTTGAATTACGGCAACGACGGGTACAAGATGACGCTTGACCGCCTGGGGCGATAA